The Methanococcoides sp. LMO-2 genome segment CCAAAATCTTTTTTTGTGGCTGCATAATCAATCATATACACTTCATTTGAATGCAGTGAATTTGAAGAAATCATGCCTATTGTTGTTGCTTTTTTGTCGCTTCCCAAGCTTGGGACCCGGGTTCGAATCCCGGCAGTCGCATGGGTTTCTGATAGTGATTTTTGCAGAGATTTGAGCTGTTACTTCAGCCAAAATGAGACAAGTCGAAAATAAATTGAATAAATGATAATTTTGAAATTTAATGATATTGAAAACTAAAAGACATATCAACCCAAACAGTCTTCAAAAGTCGATCGGCCTGAGATCAAATCTCTCCCCTGCAAGATCGAATGGGCTGGAATCGATCATCAAAAGGATAAGAGAGATAGCTCAGGAAGAAGCCAACATCGGATAAATTTATACTCATACGCATCATATCTACTAACATGCCATATCCGATTGCGCACGTAATGTTCTTCGTGTTCTGCATCTGTGCAGTAGCAGTTTATACTACTGTTGCAGGACTCCTTCGAAGGACTATCACAACTGAACAGACCCCGCGTCTCCTGTTGCTATTATTAATAGGTAGTTTTTTTGCGCTTTATCCGGACATCACTGCCCCATATAATTATCTGGTACACGGCACTCTGGAACACACCACCGTAGGACTAGTTCCGACGCATTCACTGCTGTTTAGCTTCTCTGCACTCCTGTTTGGAGTACTTATTGGATATGCGATATATAGGGAATTTGCCAGAGCATTGTATGTGGGACTTTTCGCCGAGTCTGCATCCCTTTCACACCTGTTGCTTGATGACCTTGCCGGAGCAAGGATATATTATTTCTATCCGATATCAGATATAGCGTTTAGTGTCTTCTCACGTGTGGATGTAGAATTGGCATGTATGAATCGTATCTATTATATGCTCTCATCCTATGTGGTGGTTCTCTTCATCTCTTTTGTGATAATGCTTGCATTGTTTTCACTGAGTCACCTTGGTTTTGAGTTCAGATATCGGTCTGAGAAGTGACCTTGTGCTGACTCATGGAACCCACATTTTTATTAAATGGTGACAAAATATTTCAATGTGGACGACATTGTAAATTTATGACTCCAACACAAACGATCCTTGCAATCCTTCTTCTAACAATCTCACTAACCTGCATCGGCTGCATCGAAAATACACAGGCAGACCCGGACACCACCATAAATGCACGCTCTGTTGAGGAATATGACCTTGCTGCTGCGAACAATGCCTTTGCCTTTGACCTGTACTCGGAATTACAGGACGGAAGCAATGAGAACCTGCTAATATCCCCTTACAGCATCTTCACTGCAATGGCGATCTGTTATGAAGGAGCTGAGGGAACAACGCACCAGCAAATGGCAGAGGTGCTCTATTATCCTCTTGACAAAAACGTCCTGAGAATTGCCGCTAAAGACTATATTGATACTGTAAACCGGAATTCCAATGACTACGAGCTGGAAACTGCGAACGCACTCTGGTTACGGGAAGATCAGCGACTTGTAGCTGACTACGAGAAGAACATCGAGGAATATTATAATGGAGATGTCGAGAAGCTTGATTTTGAAGGTAGGCCTGAAGAATCTGCAAGGGTGGTCAATGAGTGGGTCGAAGAGCAAACCAACAACAAGATAAAGGACCTCATCAACGGACACTCATTTGACGGGCACACCAAGCTTGTGGTCACGAATGCCATTTATTTCAATGGTAAATGGAAAGAGGAATTCATGGAGCACAGGACGAGCGAAGAAACTTTCTATCTCTCAGGCGGCGAGGAGATCCAGACAGACATGATGTATGCCATAAGGAAGTTCAGTTATGGTGAAACCCCGGAAACAAAGATACTGGAACTCCCCTACAAGGGGGATGACCTTTCAATGTACATTGTACTTCCGAATGATAACGACATTGAAGCTCTTGAGAATAATTTCAATTCCCATGACTATGAGAAGCTAAAAAGAGAAATGGAGGAGGAGCATGAAGTCAACATATGGTTGCCAAAATTCAAATTCCAGACTAAAAAAGAGCTATCAAGTCCACTTATAAGTATGGGATTAACTGATGCATTCACTAAATTCGGCCTTTCCGGAATAACTGAAGAAACGGACCTGACAATCTCAGAAGTGATCCATCAGGCATCTATCGACGTGCAGGAGAAAGGAACAGAAGCCGCTGCTGCAACAGCAGTTGAAGCAGTCGACTGCGCCATGGTCGATGAGCCTATCATAAAAGAGTTCAGGGCAGACCACCCCTTCATGTTCTTCATCGAAGACAAAAGGACCGGGTGCATCCTCTTCATGGGGAAGGTTGAACATCCGGAGTACGATGAGATTACAGCAAAATGAGATCCAAATGATCTTTAAAAGCAAGTGGAAGGATGAACAGTCCGCATGACTGTCATTCCACTTCGGCTTCCGTTTCTTTTTTCTTCCCATTCATAAATTCCGGCACTATATCATGCATCTCCTCAGGAGAATACCTGATAGCAAGGACACGCACAATTCCCAGCACCAGTATAAGTGCTGAAAGTGCAAGGATGAACTCTGAATCAAACTCCTTTGCATACATGCCCACGGCGATCTCGCGCATGACTATCAAGATGGTGGCATCAGTAACGTATGTCAGTTTGATGCGCTCATGCTCATGGTAATCCACAAATATGTTGAAAAGGTCGATCAGTATGAAAATTGTAAGGACACTGGAGACCATGTGATTAAATCCGAGATCCAGGGATGTGAAGGCCGTGAATCTCAATTCCAGCAAGGTAATTCCCATCCCGACGACCAGCGTAAGGAGAAGGATGTACAATACGACCGTGGTTATTGAATCGATGATCTTTCTGAATATCTTAGTGTTGTCTATCATGTTGTTACCTGAAGGAGGAGTCATGGACAATGACCCTCAGGCGTTGAATAGACAGATAGGTATATGGATTTTATCTGGATAGAATATAGATACGAACATAAAGTAAATAGAATAAATAGAAAAAGTAGGAACAAAAAACTGATCATCCTTTTCCGAAAAGTTCCCTGATCAAAGGACCTCACACCTCATAGAACTCCTCAGGATACTCCACGACACCCCTTACATCATCCAATGAACCATCAACAAGCTCCATTGCCATGAACGCGTCGTCCGGCACATCCTCGAAAGGAGAACGGATACCCCAGTTTGATGCGGGCCTGAAACCAAAGCGAGGATAGTATTCCGGGTGACCCACAACCACAACCGACCTGTATCCGAGGTTCTCTGCCACTGTTAAACCTTCCTTTATTAGGGCACTTCCAATACCCTGCCTCTGGAAGTCAGGGAGAACTGCCATAGGAGCAAGTGAAAGAGTATCGAATTCCTTCCCGTCATCAACGATCCTCACTGGGAAGAACAGAATGTGACCCACTATCCTGCCATCGACCTCTGCGACAAGTGAAAGTTCGGGAACAAAATCGGCATGCATCCTTAAGTTCACAACAAGCCGCCCCTCATTTTCCTGCCCAAATGCGTGATCGTTCACCTCTGTGATCGCGAGATAATCGTTGTCCTCTTCTTTCCTTACAAGCATATCTGATCCCAAAAAAAAGATAGAGTGCCTGAAATAAATATTTTGCCGGACATACCGGGATCAATTGTCAGTAAAGGATACAGTAGCCCTGTTCCTTGTCAGGTCTGCGATGCGTGAGATGAGATCATCCTCTGTCCCTTTTCTCACTTCCACAGACAGCTCCACGATATCGGAGTAGTTCTCATCCAGCACGGCCCCACATTCTTCCACCAGCTTCTTCACAGGCTGCATGTCGGAATAGCTGACCTTCAGTTCCAGGGTCACCGTTTCATGCACCTCAATTATCCCTGCCCCCTCAATGGCTGCAACCGCCGCCTCACGATAGGCCCTGGAAAGGCCTCCGAAACCCAGTTTGATCCCACCGAAATAGCGGGTCACCACCACCGCCACGTTGGTAAGCTCCTTAAGCTCCAGCACCTTGAACACCGGTTTTCCGGAGCTACCTGCAGGCTCGCCGTCATCATCATACTTTGCCACGAGGGTGCTGCCGTTCTTGATAAGGTAGGCAGAGACGTTGTGATTGGCATCGCTGTATCGCTCCTTTACGGAATTTACAAAGGCCTTTGCATCCTCTTCGTTCCTTATGGGAATGGCATGGCCTATGAAGACAGAGTTCTTTAACTCCTTTTCAGCAACACCATCAGATCTGACCGTTCGATACAAGGGATCACCTGTACAACAAAGTGAATATTAATAAGAGGTAAACATCTATCATTAAACCTGTAGAAGAGATCAGATGCAATACCGTGCAACCTCAAGAGATAGCTGATATTACATAAAATAGAGGGATAAGATGTTATACCGTAAATTTGGAAGAACCGGAGAGGATGTTTCAATACTTGGTTTCGGGTGTATGAGATTACCTGTGATCGATGGAAAAGAGGACAGGATCGATGAGGAGCAGGCAACCCGGATGATAGAATACGCCATCGAAAAGGGCGTGAACTATTTTGACACCGCTTACCCCTACCACGAAGGAAAAAGCGAACCTTTCGTGGGAAAGGTCCTGAGCAATGGTTACCGTGAGAAGGTATTCCTGGCTACAAAATTGCCCCTCTGGCTTGTGGAAAAGAGAGAAGATATGGACCGCTTCCTTGACGAACAGCTCCGCAGGCTGCAGACAGACTATTTCGATTTTTACCTCATGCACGGCTTCACAAGAGGTCACTGGGAAAAGATGAAGGAACTGGGAATGTTCGACTTTATTGAAAGTGCACTATCTTCAGGTAAGATAAAGTACATCGGGTTCTCCTTCCACGACGACATCTCTGTGTTCAAAGAGATCGTGGACGGTTATGACTGGGACTTCTGCATGATACAGTACAACTTCATGGATGAGAACTACCAGGCAGGAAAGGAAGGCCTTCTGTATGCTGCTGAGAAGGGACTTGGTGTTGCCATCATGGAACCACTACGCGGAGGCAGTCTTGTACAGGTCCCTGATGATGTGCAGCGGATATGGGACAGTGCGGATGTTAAACGCACACCTGCAAACTGGTGCCTGCAATATCTCTGGGACCAGCCGCAGGTCAGCATTGTCCTGAGCGGAGTGAGCAATTTCGAACAGCTAGAACAGAACATTGCCTATGCAGAAGAAGGGATTGCAGGCGGGCTTTCAGAGAAAGAGCACGACCTAATATGTAAGGTCCGTGAAGTGTATCTTGAAAAGACCGAGGTCAACTGTACCAACTGCAAATACTGCCTGCCCTGCCCATCTGGCGTTAACATACCTGCTGCATTCACCTACCTCAACAGTGCCTCTATTTACGGCAACCTTGAAAAGGCACGCCACCACTACGAGATGTTCGTACCACCTGAGGAGCGGGCATCAAGATGTATTGAATGCGGATTGTGCGAAGAGAAATGCCCACAGCATATTTCCATACAGGAAATGCTGAAACACGCATCAAAAGTTCTTGAGAACTGAAGAAATAGATACATACTTAAAAAAATTCATATATAATTAAGTAATCATAATAATGAGTATAATATTTCTTCTTTGGAAGGCAGCCCCAAATGACAGGTCAAGTAGAGAGTGTCACGATGCATAATGCATTGGACGTGGAAGAGAACAGATGCAGCTTCCTCATAGAGAACATAAGCGACATATTCTATATTTTGAACTCTGACGGCGTGATAGATTACATCAGTCCCCAGATAAGCAAATTTGGGCTGGATTCCCAAAAGATGCATCAAACCCATTTTCTCAAATACATCAATTCATCAGATCGTGAGATACTTGCATCCGGATTCCGGAAGATGATGACTGACAGGACTCCTTTTGACACACTTCTAAGGGTCCTTGACCAAGATGGCGAAGAGCACTGGATCGAGAACCATGCTGAGTTCCAGAAAGCTGCTAACGGGAAGAACTCCAGGATCATCGGCATAATGAAGGATGTCACCGAACAGATCTCAATGGAAAAGGAACTCCAGAAGCTCCGTGACAACTCCAATGAAGAACTGGAGGGTTGGAATGCAGAGCTGATAAGTTCCAATGAAGAGCTCAAAAAAGAGAATGAGGAACTCAAAAAATCAGGAGAAAGAGTTACCGGGCTCAGCCAGTTCCAGCAAACCGTCATTGAGAACGCTGACATATGGCTTGATGTCCTTAACAAGGACGTTGAGGTAGTAATATGGAACAACGCCGCAGAAAGGATAAGTGGTTATTCAAGGGACGAAGTCGTCGGAAGTACCCGAATCTGGGAAAAACTTTACCCTGATGAAGAATATCGCGAAGAGGTATTCTCGACAATAGCCAGGATAATCGAGGAAGGACTGGAAGTCTCCGACCTGGAAACCATCATCACCAGAAAGGATGGCGAAGAACGTGTAGTCTCATGGAACTATAAAAAACTCCTGAACACAAAAGGAGAGAATATAGGAACCATCGGCATAGGAAATGATATTACCAAAAGGAAAGAAGCGGAAGAGATGCAGATAAAGCATGTCCACTTCCTGCAGGAGCTCATTGATGCGATCCCTGCGCCTATATGTTACAAAGACAAGGAAGGGGCATATTTGGGATGCAACATGGCGTTTGAGAACTTTTCAGGTGTCAGAAAAGAGGATATGATCGGAAAGCTGGCATCCGAGCTACATGTAGATGAACTGATAGGGGAACCGGATCATACAGATATGGAACTCATCGAAACCGGGGGAACAAGGACCTACGAAAAAGAAGTTACCTATGCCAGCGACCAGAAAAAACACAATATTCTTGTAAACAAATCTGTTTTCACTGACATAAAAGGGAATGTCCTGGGAGTTATAAGCGTTCTTCTTGACATCACCGAACGTGTCAGGTCAGAGATGATCCTGAAAGATTATGCTGAACAACTTGAACATTCCAACGAACTTAAAGATATCTTCACCGACATCATGCGCCATGATCTCCTGAACCATGCGAACGTTGTCAACGGGTTTGCCTACATGCTGCTGGAAATGGAAAAGGATGAGAAGAAGATAAGTAAACTGGAGAACATCGAGACGAGTAACCGTAAGCTTATGGAACTTATCGAGTCTGCGGCCTCTTTTGCAAAGTTCGAGACCATCGAAGACATCAAATTCGAATCCATCGAACTTTCAGGTATGTTAAAAGATGTCTCTAAAAATTTCCATTATCAAGCCAGCCAAAAGAAAGTTGTTATCGAATATCCGGAACAGGGAACATATAATGCACTGGCAAATCCCATGATAGAAGAGGTCTTTGCAAACCTCATATCAAATGCCATAAAATATGGCCCGGATAACTCAAGGGTTATTGTGAATATCCTTGATAAAGACCAGGAATGGAAGGTCACCGTCACCGATTTCGGAGAAGGTATCCCGGATGATGAGAAATCACTGGTCTTTGACCGTTTCAAGCGGCTGGAAAAAGGCAGTGTCAAAGGAACGGGGCTGGGACTTGCTATTGTCAAAAGGATCGTCGACCTGCACGGAGGATCTCTCAGTGTGGAGGATAATTCCGAAAGCAATGGAACCGTATTCGGGGTAACTTTAAGGAAAGCCTGAGATCTTTTTCTAGCTTAAAGGTTCAAAAAAGCTTCATGGTTGCAGGGCTTTGAAAGGGCACATCTTTAAAACTTAATTTTATCTGCATATTTGACGCTACATTTCAAAGATTTTTTTCAATATGTTGTATCTATTTATATATTATTTTTTACTATGAAGCTCCCGGGAACAATTATAGTTATATACATGACATGAGCATAATAATATCCTGTTTTGTTTTTCTACTGCTCGGGGGGCAAACTATAGAAAAAGATACCAAAGACTACGTTTCCATAAAGGATCTTGTTAACAAAGGTTAGGTTAAATATCGATACCTTATCGAGAACACCAAGGATATAGTTTATATTACAAATGAAGAAGGCATAATTCTTTACATCAGTCCCCAGATCACAAGATATGGGTTTGATCCTGGAGAGATGGAGAACACTCCATTTTCAGATTACCTTCATCCGGAAGACCGCGGAAAGATAGTTGCTGCTTTCCAGAAAGCAATGATCAATAAAAATGCCCCTTCCATCACATTCAGGATGCCTGATAGTGAAGGAAATATTCACTGGATAGAGAACTACCCCCACTTCCAGAGCGATGAAAACGGGAACTCCCGGGGATTGATAGGCGTACTCCGGGATGTAACAAAGCACAAGGCTGTAGAGGACGAACTCAAGAAATACCAGAATCATCTCGAAGAGCTCGTGGAGATCAGGACATCTGAGCTTAAAGCAGCCAATGAAAAGCTCAAACTGGAGATCACAGAAAGAAAGCGTGCTGAAGAATCATTAAAAGAAAAAGAGAGGCATATAAGTAGCCTTTTCGATGTAGCTCCCATAGGCATCGGGTTTTCCTATGACAGAAAGATAATGGATGCTAATGAAGAAGCTTACCGCATACTTGGATACTCAAAAGATGCTGTGATTGGAAAAGACACCCGCATGTACTACCCATCTGATGAACATTACAGAGAGGTGGGAAAAGTAATTGAAGCCGTCATAAGGGAAAGAAAGACGCATACAATAGATACACAGCTCGTAAACAAAGATGGAAAGATCATTGATATTTCCCTGAAACTCGCACTTCTGGACAGTGAAGACACGTCAAGAGGGATCATATACACCCTGCAGGACATTACAGAACTTAAAAAATATGAGAAGGACATCAGGGAAAAGGAAGCAAAGATCAGGAGCGCATTCCTTGCAACCCCAATAGGTATCGGAGTTGTATGGGACAGGGTGTTCAGGGATGTTAATGACAATATGTGCGATCTTGTCGGGTACTCCAGGGAAGAGATAATCGGGACAAATACCCGGTTCCTCTACCCCAATGATGATGAGTACTACAGGATCGGTGCTCTGTTGCAGGGCATGATAAGGACAAAGGAACCACTCAAAACACAGGGCAGATGGATACGCAAGGATGGAAAAGAGATCAACGTTGCTTTTACCTTTGCACTTGTAGACCCCCAGGATCCGCCTGCTGGGATCACGTTCACAGTAGAGGATATCACTGAGAAACTATTGGCTGAAGAGAAGATATGCAACCTGACCCAGTTCCAGCAGACAGTTATCGAAAATGCGGATATCTGGCTTAACGTCCTTAACGAAAAGGCAGAAGTTGTCATATGGAACAATGCTGCAGAAAAAATAAGCGGGTATTCCAGGGAAGAGATCATTGGTAGTGACAGGATCTGGGAACTTCTATATCCTGAAGAAGAATATCGCAAAGAGATATTTGCAGAGGCTAAGGCCATTCTGGAACAGGGCAAGCGGGTAGCAGGGCTCGAGACCACCATCATAAGAAAGGATGGCGAAGAACGCATTATATCATGGAACTCCAGAAACCTTGTCAATGAAAAAAGGGAAGTCATCGGATCCATTGCCATTGGAAACGACATCACTCAAAGGAAGGAGGCTGAAAAGGTACAGAAGACCTACTTCCACTTCCTTCAGGAACTCATCGATGCAGTCCCGGTCCCCGTATTCTACAAGAATAAGGATGGAACATACCTTGGATGCAACAAGGCATTTGAGAATTTCATCGGAATTAAGAAAGAAGACCTTGTTGGTAAAACGGTATTTGATATTGCACCCGAAGATCTTGCAATACAATACTATGAAAAGGATAACGAGCTTTTCGAGAAAGGCGGAATACAGGTCTACGAATCATCCACCGAATCGCAGACTGATAGTTCAATAAGAAGAGTGATGTTCAACAAATCCCTTTTCACGGACCTCAACGGGGAGACTGCCGGTCTGGTCGGAGCAATAATAGATATAACCGAGATCAAGGAAAATGAGGAGATACTCAGGAAATATACAGAACAGCTTGAGCGCTCGAACGAGCTTAAAGGCATCTTTACAGATATACTAAGCCATGATATCCTGAACCATGCAACAGTCATCGACGGATATACCTGTCTTCTGCTTGCAGAAGAAGATGGTGAAGATAAATTGGAAAAACTGGAAAAGATAGAGAACACGAACAGGAAGCTCATCGAGCTTATTGACTGTGTGGCAGCTTTTGCCAAACTGGAATCAATGGACGAGATAAACTTTGAAACAGTAGATCTTATGAAAGTCCTGAATGATTGTACATCCCAGTTCGAATACCAAGCTGCACAAAAAAGCATACAGATCGTGCTTGAGAACGATAGAAAATGTGATACTGTTGCCAATATGATGATCGAGGAAGTATTCGCGAACCTCGTATCAAATGCTGTAAAGTACAGCCCTGAGAATAAGGACATAAAGATCGGAGTAAAGGACCGGAATGAGCACTGGAAGATCACAATTACGGACTCCGGAGAAGGCATTGCAGATAAGGACAAGCAGCTGGTCTTCGACCGCTTCAAAAGAGCAGTTGGAGATTGCAATATAAAGGGAAGCGGACTTGGTCTCGCAATTGTCAAGAGAATAGTCGAACTGCATGGCGGACAGGTTGGAGTGGAAGACAACCCGAACGGTCCGGGAAGTGTTTTCTGGGTAACGTTAAAGAAAGCTTAATTCAATATTAAAACAAAATAGAATAATTGAAACGGAGGTTATTGAAGTGGAAGAATTTACAAAGGAACAACTTGCAAAATACAATGGTCAGGACGGAGAAAAGTGCTACATAGCATATCAGGGAAAGGTCTACGATGTAACTGAAAGCATGCTATGGGATGAGGGAGATCATCAGGGAATGCATGAAGGTGGAATTGACCTTACAGAGGAAATGGACGATTCACCCCATGACGATGATGTTATGGAAGATTTCCCTGTTGTCGGTACATTGGTAGAATAAGGTTTTTTAATTAATGGTCTTTTTAAGGCTACTCCCGGGCATTATTGGAAATGCCCGGAATACACATATTAATTTTTTACAATCATATTTCCTGATAGTAGACACTCCTTCGTCCCTCTGGCTTAAAACGGCAATTTTTGCCTGATTAATGGAAAAATATATAAACAAATTTTCCGACTTGAAGGCATGAGAAAGTATGTCGTTAAGTGTCCGAAATGTGGAGAAGTGCAGGACCCATACGCATTACATTGTAAAAATGGTGATGCATTACTGCGTACAGAATATTCCAAAAAACAGATCGAACCGGCCGATCTGCCAGGGATATGGAGATATATCGACTGGCTACCGGTGAATGGTATCATAGAAGAAGGTACCGGAAGACCTGTGACATACAAGAGTGAAGGTTTTGCAAAAGAACTTGGGCTTAACGACCTGAACATCACTTTTAACGGATACTGGCCTGAAAAAGAGGCCTTCATAAAAACATGCAGCTTCAAGGACCTCGAGTCCTTCCCCACAATGCAGCGTTTGATAGAGAGGGATGAAGAACGTATTATGGTGGTCGCATCTGCCGGCAACACAGCCCGAGCCTTTGCTCATGTGGCATCCATAACAGGACAGAAGTTGCTGCTGATAGTACCAAAGAACAGCATTCACCGCCTGTGGACAACGAATGATGACACATCATCCATATGTACTGTCACTGTGGAAGGTGACTACTACCAGGCTATCGCAATGGCAGAAAAGATAGCAGCAAAAGAAGGATTTGTAAGTGAGGGTGGTGCCCGCAACGTTGCCAGAAGGGACGGCATGGCAACCGTGATGCTGGATGCTGTGCTCACTACAGGAAGCCTCCCACAACACTATTTCCAGGCAGTTGGCAGCGGAACAGGTGGCATCTCGGTCTGGGAAGCATCAATGAGACTCCTAGAGGACGGTCGCTTCGGCAACAACATGCCACGACTTCATCTTGCCCAGAACCTGCCATGTGCTCCGCTCTACTCATTATGGACCGGTATGGAACTTACCGGACGTTGCCCTGAAGAGATGCATGACGATGTGCTCTACAACAGGAAACCACCATACTCAGCCAGTGGCGGAGTAAAGGATGCACTTGATGACACTAACGGGATAATCTACGGTATCACTAACAAGGAAGCCGAAGATGCACAGAAGCTTTTTGAAGAGACCGAAAGCATTGATATATTGCCGGCACCGGGTGTTGCCTGTGCTGCACTGATCAAGGCTGTGGAGACCGGGGAGATCAATGACGATGACAGTATCGTGTTGAACATAACCGGTGGCGGACAAAAAAGACTTGAAGAAGATTTTGCTACAAAACAACTGGATGTCGGGCTTAGCGTATCCCCTGAAGACCCGGATTCTGAGAAAAAGATCCTGGGAAAGGTTTCCGAATTTTTTTACAAAGGAGGTTATTGAATGAGCAATTCTATCAAACTGACGATCATCGGAGGCATTAACAAGGATGGAACAAAGGAAGCTATCGACAGGGTGGAAGTGAACCCCGGAGATATCCTTGGCATAGTTGGTCCAACTGGCTCCGGAAAAAGTACGCTTATCGATGATATAGAACAGCTGGCACAGGGAGACACTCCCACCGGCCGCAGGATACTCATCAATGACGAAGAACCCGATACAAAGATGAGAGTTGACCCGCGCCTGAAGCTCATCGCACAGCTATCCCAGAACATGCATTTCCTTGCTGACATGACAGTTTCCGAGTTCCTGCAGATGCATGCCAGAAGCCGCGGAAAGGATCCTGAACTTATGTACAGGGTCATCGAACTTGCAAATACGCTTACAGGAGAACCCATCCGCGAGGATGAGCCGCTTACCGTTCTCAGTGGTGGCCAATCACGCTCCCTTATGACCGCCGACATCGCAGTGATCAGCGATTCACCCATCGTGCTTATCGATGAGATTGAGAATGCAGGAATTAAGAAGCAGGAAGCACTGGAACTTCTGGCCGGAGAGGGAAAGATCGTTGTGGTTGTCACACATGACCCT includes the following:
- a CDS encoding cysteate synthase; amino-acid sequence: MRKYVVKCPKCGEVQDPYALHCKNGDALLRTEYSKKQIEPADLPGIWRYIDWLPVNGIIEEGTGRPVTYKSEGFAKELGLNDLNITFNGYWPEKEAFIKTCSFKDLESFPTMQRLIERDEERIMVVASAGNTARAFAHVASITGQKLLLIVPKNSIHRLWTTNDDTSSICTVTVEGDYYQAIAMAEKIAAKEGFVSEGGARNVARRDGMATVMLDAVLTTGSLPQHYFQAVGSGTGGISVWEASMRLLEDGRFGNNMPRLHLAQNLPCAPLYSLWTGMELTGRCPEEMHDDVLYNRKPPYSASGGVKDALDDTNGIIYGITNKEAEDAQKLFEETESIDILPAPGVACAALIKAVETGEINDDDSIVLNITGGGQKRLEEDFATKQLDVGLSVSPEDPDSEKKILGKVSEFFYKGGY
- a CDS encoding ATP-binding cassette domain-containing protein; translated protein: MSNSIKLTIIGGINKDGTKEAIDRVEVNPGDILGIVGPTGSGKSTLIDDIEQLAQGDTPTGRRILINDEEPDTKMRVDPRLKLIAQLSQNMHFLADMTVSEFLQMHARSRGKDPELMYRVIELANTLTGEPIREDEPLTVLSGGQSRSLMTADIAVISDSPIVLIDEIENAGIKKQEALELLAGEGKIVVVVTHDPVLALMASRRIVIKNGGMNDIITTSTEEKNVGDRVSEVDNWMMDLREIIRRGEVVEGVV